The Rhododendron vialii isolate Sample 1 chromosome 5a, ASM3025357v1 genome contains a region encoding:
- the LOC131326724 gene encoding uncharacterized protein LOC131326724 — MIRMASVVIRSPLFISSKNKSENMKGITRLLLTTTSSVIPSYSNSRIPFTVVKTRLMSSVTNDSYHAKLSEAHNMHDDSGFEELAPSYQDQSDNGKASGDGVAANWKDSENSERPTIKECNHTLDEMKLLDMSDPLYAVACSIFCESKAHREQWMLLRHKPKEVIKNWIEMNGKKLRML; from the exons ATGATACGGATGGCCTCAGTAGTAATCCGAAGCCCGCTTTTCATATCATCAAAGAACAAATCTGAAAATATGAAAGGGATTACAAGGCTCCTACTGACAACCACGTCCTCTGTCATCCCCTCCTACTCGAATTCGCGTATCCCGTTTACTGTGGTCAAAACTAGGTTGATGTCGTCCGTAACCAACGACAGTTATCATGCGA AACTATCGGAGGCCCACAATATGCACGATGATTCTGGGTTCGAGGAACTTGCTCCCAGTTATCAAGACCAAAGTGACAATG GGAAGGCTTCTGGTGATGGAGTTGCAGCAAATTGGAAAGATTCTGAAAATTCTGAAAGGCCAACTATAAAAGAATGCAATCATACTTTGGATGAGATGAAGCTTCTCGACATGAGCGATCCACTATATGCAGTTGCGTGCAGCATTTTTTGCGAGAGTAAGGCGCACAGGGAGCAATGGATGTTGTTACGTCATAAACCAAAAGAAGTTATAAAGAACTGGATAGAGATGAATGGGAAAAAACTAAGAATGCTATAA